A portion of the Pirellulales bacterium genome contains these proteins:
- a CDS encoding Rrf2 family transcriptional regulator: protein MLSQTVEYALRAVVYLASQAPQAKTTEDISQATLVPKPYLSKVIQGLSRANVLHSKRGIGGGVVLVKTPAELTILEVVNAVEPIARIRTCPLGLAGHGARLCPLHRRIDNALAQVESAFQQTTLAEILAEPNSSRPLCEIPAKGEVNGTAHLEVLVGMNGK, encoded by the coding sequence ATGTTATCACAAACAGTTGAGTACGCCTTAAGAGCCGTGGTTTATTTAGCATCACAAGCCCCGCAGGCCAAAACCACGGAAGACATTTCCCAAGCGACACTTGTACCTAAGCCGTATCTTTCCAAGGTAATCCAGGGACTAAGTCGAGCGAATGTCCTGCATTCCAAGCGGGGAATAGGAGGAGGGGTGGTACTAGTTAAAACGCCGGCGGAATTGACGATTTTAGAAGTAGTTAATGCGGTTGAACCGATTGCGCGGATTCGCACATGTCCCTTGGGTTTGGCGGGACACGGCGCGCGGCTTTGCCCCCTCCATCGACGGATTGACAATGCGCTGGCCCAGGTGGAATCGGCGTTTCAGCAGACGACCTTGGCCGAGATATTGGCGGAACCTAACTCCAGCCGGCCATTATGCGAGATACCCGCTAAGGGGGAGGTGAATGGCACAGCACATCTGGAGGTTTTGGTGGGTATGAATGGGAAGTAG